A single bacterium DNA region contains:
- a CDS encoding transglycosylase domain-containing protein, with protein sequence MRVMIFRPSNLQTAIFFALCVTVVGIVVVSGFLVIGNLVWMERQIDEITWQLPATIYAEPPTISPGKVISKDWLIQYLQRLNYVETSAKNIQPGQYVYTKREVLFRKRPLANEETKPVLVTFNNTKIQKIVDAADNMRVDHYTLEPTPLATLFGSEWEKRTLVKIEDLPKHVLDAVVAVEDRRFYKHSGVDVASIGRAFLNNLRDEGPFQGGSTITQQLVKNLYLTPEKTVRRKMSEAAMAVLMEAKYSKDEILEFYLNEIYLGQQGPVSIKGIGEASKLYFKKDARLLTIPEAATLAGLIQAPSRYDPYRHPEKAKLRRDSVLLAMKDVGSLSSKDCEKYMSSSLEIKQPDRAHNRAPYFLTYLKKQLKEQFSSKALHEEDYRIISTLDYDMQLAAQQALSEGLASIDKVRGKRVRGRVQGSLIAIEATTGKIRAFVGGRNFSGSQFDRLTQAHRQPGSSFKPFVYAAALETAFDSQSRFYTTSSLVADEPWSIQIDRATWQPQNYNGSFNGIVSLRTA encoded by the coding sequence ATGAGAGTAATGATTTTCAGACCCAGCAATCTCCAGACGGCAATATTCTTCGCCCTTTGCGTAACTGTCGTGGGGATAGTCGTTGTATCGGGTTTCCTGGTGATTGGCAATCTCGTTTGGATGGAAAGACAGATCGACGAGATTACATGGCAACTTCCTGCAACGATTTACGCCGAACCTCCCACGATTTCTCCTGGTAAAGTGATTTCCAAGGATTGGTTGATTCAATACCTACAGAGACTCAATTACGTAGAGACTTCAGCAAAAAACATACAACCTGGGCAGTATGTGTATACCAAGCGAGAGGTTTTGTTTCGAAAGCGCCCATTAGCAAATGAAGAAACAAAGCCAGTTCTTGTGACTTTCAACAACACAAAAATTCAGAAGATTGTGGATGCAGCCGATAACATGAGGGTTGATCATTACACATTGGAACCAACACCGCTGGCAACACTCTTTGGATCAGAATGGGAAAAACGCACGCTAGTAAAGATAGAGGACCTTCCGAAACACGTTCTGGATGCAGTCGTTGCGGTCGAAGATCGAAGGTTTTACAAACATAGCGGTGTTGATGTGGCTTCGATTGGGCGAGCTTTTCTCAATAACCTCCGCGATGAGGGTCCGTTTCAGGGTGGAAGCACAATCACGCAGCAACTAGTAAAAAATCTGTACTTAACTCCTGAAAAAACAGTGCGCCGGAAAATGAGCGAAGCAGCCATGGCCGTTCTGATGGAAGCAAAGTACAGCAAAGATGAAATTCTGGAATTCTATTTGAACGAAATTTATTTAGGGCAACAAGGCCCTGTGAGTATTAAGGGAATCGGCGAAGCAAGTAAACTTTATTTCAAAAAAGATGCGCGCCTTCTAACCATACCTGAAGCTGCGACGCTTGCCGGTTTAATTCAAGCGCCCAGCCGGTACGATCCGTACCGACATCCGGAAAAAGCAAAATTGCGCCGCGATTCCGTTCTTCTCGCGATGAAAGATGTCGGATCTCTATCTTCGAAAGATTGTGAAAAATACATGAGCTCAAGTCTGGAGATTAAACAACCGGATAGAGCGCACAACAGGGCTCCTTACTTTTTGACATATTTGAAAAAGCAATTGAAAGAACAATTCTCTTCAAAAGCTTTGCACGAAGAGGATTACAGGATCATTTCGACTCTTGACTACGACATGCAGCTTGCGGCTCAGCAAGCGTTATCGGAAGGTCTTGCATCAATCGACAAAGTTCGTGGAAAACGTGTTCGGGGTCGCGTGCAAGGTTCCTTGATCGCTATCGAAGCTACCACGGGAAAAATCAGAGCCTTTGTGGGCGGCCGAAATTTTTCGGGAAGCCAGTTTGACCGTTTGACCCAGGCTCACAGGCAGCCGGGAAGCAGCTTTAAACCATTTGTATATGCGGCTGCGTTGGAAACTGCTTTTGACTCACAAAGCCGGTTTTACACAACATCTTCACTCGTTGCAGATGAGCCGTGGAGCATTCAAATCGACCGGGCCACCTGGCAACCGCAAAATTACAATGGAAGTTTTAACGGGATTGTCTCACTGCGCACGGCTT